The following are from one region of the Cetobacterium somerae genome:
- the dapA gene encoding 4-hydroxy-tetrahydrodipicolinate synthase, whose product MFKGSGVALITPFNEDMSVNYLKVSELVEYHCENNTDALIILGTTGEASTLTDDEKVKIVETVLEVNKKRLPIIVGAGSNNTIQAIEMSKKYEKLGVDGLLLVTPYYNKGNEDGIYKHFVSIAEFVNLPIMLYNVPGRTGVNLSINLLKRLAKHKNIVALKEASGDISYACEVARLVPELALYSGNDDITIPLMSIGAVGTVSVLANIEPKVVHNMVENFFNGDVKEAQRLQLKYNGLVKSLFLEVNPIPVKEAMNILGKNVGKCRLPLGDMEEKNIAILKKELEEVGEIV is encoded by the coding sequence ATGTTTAAAGGATCAGGAGTAGCACTAATTACACCATTTAATGAAGATATGAGTGTGAATTATTTAAAAGTATCAGAATTAGTAGAATATCATTGTGAAAATAATACAGATGCTCTTATAATTTTAGGAACAACAGGGGAAGCAAGTACACTTACGGATGATGAAAAAGTTAAAATTGTAGAAACTGTACTAGAAGTAAATAAAAAGAGACTACCTATAATAGTTGGAGCAGGTAGTAACAATACAATCCAAGCAATTGAAATGTCTAAAAAGTATGAAAAGTTAGGTGTTGATGGATTATTGTTAGTAACTCCTTATTATAATAAAGGAAATGAAGATGGAATATATAAACATTTTGTTTCTATAGCTGAGTTTGTGAATCTTCCGATAATGTTGTATAACGTTCCTGGAAGAACAGGAGTTAATTTATCAATTAATTTGTTGAAAAGATTAGCTAAACATAAAAATATAGTAGCTCTAAAAGAAGCTAGTGGAGATATATCTTATGCATGTGAAGTTGCAAGATTAGTTCCAGAGTTGGCACTATATTCAGGAAATGATGATATAACTATTCCTTTGATGTCAATAGGTGCTGTTGGAACAGTTTCGGTTTTAGCTAATATAGAACCTAAGGTAGTCCATAATATGGTTGAAAATTTTTTTAATGGCGATGTAAAAGAAGCTCAAAGATTACAATTAAAATATAACGGATTGGTTAAATCTTTATTTTTAGAAGTTAATCCTATTCCAGTAAAAGAAGCGATGAATATTTTAGGGAAAAATGTTGGAAAATGTCGTTTACCTTTAGGTGATATGGAAGAGAAAAATATAGCTATATTAAAAAAAGAATTAGAAGAAGTAGGTGAAATAGTTTGA
- a CDS encoding flippase translates to MSVSKNYLYNVLLIISNTIFPIITFPYISRVLMPEYLGKVYFVQGVVAYFLILSVLGAPNYGIKELSKAKGIGDWLEFKKIFTELFIMTILSSIGSLILLLVTVQLYGKFYQEKLIFYIFAIQVLFECFHINHFFIVMENHKRRLIRSFTIRILSLGFLFYFIKTPNDYYLYALLLVVPEVLARVIDVISVRKYFYFKDLNFKRHTNSMFIIFLYIFTIGIYGSIDTTMLGIMINDIEVGLYTAAVKMYKMVLPVILTLGTVLSPRIIGAIKRKEKENIYKNMDIFIDYCFIVGVPATLLMMLLAREFTLLFSGPDFKGAIETMIIMSPCLGFLALGTFIGGQVMLPNDLEKDILIISIFGVFLNIGLNYFLIPVYLRNGAALATLITEVIVALIKIGKMKKLYVDYKILTKDRVLTVFVGVIISYGIYLKIGYIREFGNLITLLIIPILYGIIYFLILILLKNKRILSWLVFIKKRLHI, encoded by the coding sequence ATGTCAGTTTCTAAAAATTATCTTTACAATGTTTTACTAATAATAAGTAATACTATATTTCCAATAATAACATTTCCTTATATTTCTAGGGTGTTAATGCCAGAATATTTAGGAAAAGTATATTTTGTGCAAGGAGTTGTAGCTTATTTTTTAATACTTTCAGTATTAGGTGCTCCAAATTATGGAATAAAAGAGTTATCTAAAGCTAAAGGAATAGGCGATTGGCTTGAATTTAAAAAAATATTCACAGAGTTATTTATAATGACAATTTTAAGCAGTATAGGATCTTTAATTCTTTTATTGGTTACAGTTCAATTATATGGAAAATTTTATCAAGAAAAATTAATATTTTATATTTTTGCAATTCAAGTTTTGTTTGAATGTTTTCATATAAATCATTTTTTCATTGTTATGGAAAATCATAAAAGAAGATTAATAAGATCATTTACAATTAGAATTTTATCATTAGGATTTTTATTTTATTTTATAAAAACACCGAATGATTATTATTTATATGCTTTGCTATTAGTTGTTCCAGAAGTACTAGCAAGAGTTATAGATGTTATTAGTGTAAGGAAATATTTTTACTTTAAAGATTTAAATTTTAAAAGGCATACGAATAGCATGTTTATAATTTTTCTATATATTTTTACAATTGGTATATATGGAAGTATTGATACAACAATGCTAGGAATTATGATAAATGATATTGAAGTTGGATTATATACAGCAGCTGTTAAGATGTATAAAATGGTTTTACCAGTAATTTTGACTTTGGGAACAGTACTATCTCCAAGGATAATTGGAGCAATAAAAAGAAAAGAGAAAGAAAATATCTATAAAAATATGGATATTTTTATAGATTATTGTTTTATAGTTGGAGTTCCGGCTACCTTACTTATGATGCTTTTAGCTAGAGAGTTTACGCTTTTATTTTCTGGACCAGATTTTAAAGGAGCTATAGAAACGATGATAATAATGTCACCTTGTTTAGGTTTTTTAGCTTTGGGTACTTTTATTGGTGGACAGGTTATGTTACCAAATGATTTGGAAAAAGATATATTGATAATTTCTATATTTGGAGTATTTTTAAATATAGGATTAAATTATTTTTTAATTCCAGTTTATTTAAGAAATGGAGCAGCTTTAGCAACATTAATTACTGAAGTAATAGTTGCATTAATTAAAATTGGTAAAATGAAAAAATTATATGTTGATTATAAAATTTTAACAAAAGACAGGGTTTTAACAGTTTTTGTAGGAGTTATAATATCTTATGGTATTTATTTAAAAATTGGATATATCAGAGAGTTTGGAAATTTAATAACTTTATTAATAATTCCTATATTATATGGAATTATATATTTTTTAATATTGATTCTTTTAAAAAATAAAAGAATTTTAAGTTGGCTTGTATTTATAAAAAAAAGATTGCATATTTAG
- a CDS encoding RidA family protein, with protein MKKVINTSKAPAAIGPYSQAIEVNGTLYVSGQIPFVPETMTVISDDVKEQTRQSLENVKAILEEAGYSLKDVVKAGVFIKDMNDFASINEVYAEYLGDVKPARACVEVARLPRDVKVEIEVIAVK; from the coding sequence ATGAAGAAAGTTATCAACACTAGTAAAGCTCCTGCAGCTATTGGTCCTTACTCACAAGCAATTGAAGTAAATGGAACTTTATATGTTTCTGGACAAATTCCATTTGTTCCTGAGACTATGACTGTTATATCAGATGATGTTAAAGAGCAAACTAGACAATCATTAGAAAATGTTAAAGCTATTTTAGAAGAAGCTGGATATTCATTAAAAGATGTTGTTAAGGCTGGAGTTTTCATTAAAGATATGAACGATTTTGCTTCTATCAATGAAGTTTATGCTGAATATTTAGGAGATGTTAAACCTGCTAGAGCATGTGTTGAGGTTGCTAGATTACCTAGAGATGTAAAGGTTGAAATCGAAGTTATCGCTGTAAAATAA
- a CDS encoding Na+/H+ antiporter NhaC family protein, with protein MNTKTKGSFKGLIPFLVFIGFYLGSGIILDSMGVELAFYQLPAPVAIFPGIIVAFLLFKGSIKEKFETFLEGCGHQDIITMCIIYLLAGGFAIVSKSMGGVDSTVNLGLTYVPSHYIAPGLFVIAGFISTATGTSVGSIVSLAPIAVGLAEKSGVSMPLVLAALMGGAMFGDNLSIISDTTIAATRTQGVEMKDKFRVNIKIAAPAAILTLLLLIVFGKPEIAPETGVYAFNIVKVLPYIFVLTLSLIGINVFVVLTAGIVLSGAIGLFYGDFTWLGYAKEIYNGFTGMTEIFLLSLLTGGLASLVTKAGGVDWIMSTIEKRIKGVKSAQMGMALLVTLTDMAVANNTVAIIINGPIAKKISDRYGVDPKKSASVLDIFSCIAQGAIPYGAQMLIMLSFAGGKVSPFDIIPLLWYQMILAVFTIGYIFYNPKES; from the coding sequence ATGAATACAAAAACAAAAGGAAGCTTTAAGGGATTAATTCCTTTTTTAGTTTTCATTGGATTTTATTTAGGAAGTGGAATTATTTTAGATTCTATGGGCGTAGAGTTAGCTTTTTATCAGTTACCAGCTCCAGTTGCTATTTTTCCTGGAATAATTGTAGCATTTTTACTATTTAAAGGTAGTATAAAAGAGAAGTTTGAAACTTTTTTAGAGGGATGTGGACATCAAGATATTATAACAATGTGTATAATATATCTTTTAGCTGGTGGATTTGCTATTGTATCAAAGTCTATGGGAGGAGTTGATTCAACAGTAAATTTAGGACTAACTTATGTTCCGTCGCATTATATAGCTCCAGGGTTATTTGTAATTGCAGGGTTTATATCGACAGCGACAGGAACATCAGTGGGTTCAATTGTATCTTTAGCACCGATAGCAGTAGGATTAGCAGAAAAAAGTGGAGTTTCAATGCCATTAGTTTTAGCTGCTTTAATGGGTGGAGCAATGTTTGGGGATAATCTTTCGATAATTTCTGATACGACAATTGCTGCAACAAGAACTCAAGGTGTTGAAATGAAAGATAAGTTTAGAGTAAATATCAAAATAGCAGCACCGGCAGCAATTTTAACACTACTGCTATTAATAGTTTTTGGAAAGCCTGAAATAGCTCCAGAAACTGGAGTATATGCTTTTAATATAGTAAAAGTTTTACCGTACATATTTGTTTTAACACTTTCTTTAATTGGAATAAATGTTTTTGTTGTTTTAACAGCTGGAATAGTATTATCAGGAGCTATAGGATTATTCTATGGTGATTTTACTTGGCTAGGATATGCAAAAGAGATTTATAATGGTTTTACTGGAATGACAGAGATATTTTTATTATCTCTTTTAACAGGTGGATTAGCATCATTAGTAACTAAGGCTGGTGGTGTAGATTGGATAATGAGTACAATTGAAAAAAGAATAAAAGGGGTTAAAAGTGCCCAAATGGGAATGGCTTTATTAGTAACATTAACAGATATGGCTGTAGCTAATAATACTGTGGCCATTATTATAAATGGACCAATAGCTAAGAAAATATCTGATAGATATGGAGTAGATCCTAAAAAGAGTGCCTCTGTTTTAGATATATTTTCATGTATTGCCCAAGGAGCAATCCCTTATGGAGCTCAAATGCTTATAATGTTAAGTTTTGCTGGAGGAAAAGTTTCTCCATTTGATATAATACCATTGTTGTGGTATCAAATGATATTAGCCGTATTTACAATAGGATATATTTTTTATAATCCAAAAGAATCATAA
- the dapD gene encoding 2,3,4,5-tetrahydropyridine-2,6-dicarboxylate N-acetyltransferase, with protein sequence MRLETAEELINFIKNSQKKTLTKAYINGIVDFKNENIFVFKGEEGSILIGDWKDIEEVIEKNKKSITNYFVENIARNSGVPLLDTKNINARIEPGAIIRDKVKIGDNAVIMMGAVINIGAEIGEGTMIDMNVVLGGRAIVGKRCHIGAGTVLAGVIEPPSAQPVVIEDDVMIGANAVVIEGVRVGKGAVVAAGAIVLQDVPEGAVVAGNPAKIIKLKDEKTSEKTKLVDDLRK encoded by the coding sequence GTGAGATTAGAAACAGCTGAAGAATTAATAAATTTTATAAAAAATTCGCAAAAAAAAACTTTAACTAAAGCTTATATAAACGGAATTGTAGATTTTAAAAATGAAAATATTTTTGTTTTTAAAGGTGAAGAGGGAAGTATTTTAATTGGAGATTGGAAAGATATTGAAGAAGTAATAGAAAAAAATAAAAAAAGTATAACAAACTATTTTGTAGAAAATATTGCTAGAAATTCTGGTGTTCCACTTCTTGATACTAAAAATATAAATGCAAGAATTGAACCAGGTGCTATAATAAGAGATAAAGTAAAAATAGGTGACAATGCTGTTATAATGATGGGTGCTGTAATAAATATAGGAGCAGAAATTGGAGAAGGAACTATGATAGACATGAATGTGGTGTTAGGTGGAAGAGCTATTGTAGGAAAAAGATGTCATATAGGTGCTGGAACAGTGTTAGCTGGAGTAATAGAACCACCATCAGCTCAACCAGTTGTGATAGAAGATGATGTTATGATAGGTGCTAATGCAGTTGTTATAGAGGGTGTAAGAGTTGGAAAAGGTGCAGTGGTAGCAGCAGGAGCTATTGTATTACAAGACGTTCCTGAAGGTGCAGTAGTAGCAGGAAATCCTGCTAAAATAATAAAATTAAAAGATGAGAAGACAAGTGAAAAAACAAAACTTGTTGATGATTTAAGAAAATAA
- a CDS encoding M20 metallopeptidase family protein produces the protein MNFLLNEVTKYRRDLHQIPEVGFKEFKTQKYIMNTLKNMGYSPNTICETGVYVYIPGIKKECIAFRADIDALAIQEENNCTFSSKHSGFMHACGHDGHTAALLAFAKYLTTKAEQNYSILLIFQPAEEGPGGAKFICETGILEKFHVKEIYSFHLFPDLEEGTISTKAGPFFAQATEFDCKVIGKGGHGGMPQKTNDPLIPFTKIIDSYQSIISRNLSPFNAGVITVGKISGGTARNIISNSIDFYGTIRAYSQEDTELIIKRMKEIHNGIEIAFDIKVIDEFRVLYPPVINDNILYNNFLKISQDFNFIQGETLALAEDFAFYQEKVPGIFFLLGTRNKEQNFISPLHSSSFNFDEKVLLEGVKLFAKLLEDRNEI, from the coding sequence ATGAATTTCTTATTAAATGAAGTTACAAAATATAGAAGAGACCTGCATCAAATACCAGAAGTAGGATTTAAAGAGTTTAAAACTCAAAAGTATATAATGAATACACTAAAAAATATGGGATATTCTCCAAATACAATTTGTGAAACTGGTGTTTATGTCTATATTCCAGGGATAAAAAAAGAGTGCATTGCCTTTAGAGCTGATATAGATGCACTTGCAATTCAAGAGGAAAATAATTGTACGTTTTCTTCAAAACATTCTGGTTTTATGCATGCTTGTGGACATGATGGTCATACAGCTGCTCTTTTAGCCTTTGCTAAATATCTAACAACAAAAGCAGAGCAAAATTATAGTATTTTATTAATATTTCAACCTGCGGAAGAAGGTCCAGGTGGAGCTAAATTTATATGTGAGACTGGAATTTTAGAAAAATTCCATGTTAAAGAGATATACTCTTTCCACTTATTTCCAGATTTAGAAGAAGGAACTATTTCAACTAAAGCTGGACCTTTCTTTGCACAAGCTACCGAATTCGATTGTAAGGTTATTGGTAAGGGAGGTCATGGAGGAATGCCTCAAAAAACAAATGATCCCCTTATACCCTTTACTAAAATTATAGATTCTTATCAGAGTATAATTTCTAGAAATCTTTCTCCCTTTAATGCTGGTGTTATAACAGTTGGTAAAATAAGTGGTGGAACAGCTCGAAATATAATATCTAACTCTATAGATTTTTATGGTACAATTAGAGCATATTCTCAAGAGGATACTGAACTAATAATAAAAAGAATGAAAGAAATACATAACGGAATAGAAATAGCTTTTGACATTAAAGTGATAGATGAATTTAGAGTTCTTTATCCACCAGTTATAAATGATAATATTCTTTATAATAATTTTTTAAAAATTTCTCAAGACTTTAATTTTATTCAGGGTGAAACATTAGCTTTAGCTGAAGATTTTGCTTTTTATCAAGAAAAAGTTCCTGGAATATTTTTTCTATTAGGTACTAGAAATAAAGAACAAAATTTTATTTCGCCGTTACATAGTTCTTCTTTTAATTTTGATGAAAAAGTTCTTCTTGAAGGAGTTAAACTTTTCGCAAAACTTTTGGAGGATAGAAATGAAATATAA
- a CDS encoding PTS sugar transporter subunit IIC: MELLKGTVLLLLVLAFFTGFSLKAPRGMKAMGALAGAATASFLVEAFQLYVGGDLLGIKFLGEVGASAGSMGGVAAAILVPLALGVSPVYAVLLGVVCGGMGIIPGFIAGYVMSFIIPKLEEKIPDGLDLIVIICLAAPLGRGIAQFVSPGVTFALQTIGDIIIAAQSASPYVMAFILGGVITVVATAPISSMALTAMLGLTGLPMAIGALAVMASSFMNFVFFDRMKFGDRSTTIAVAIEPLTQADIISANPIPVFTTNFIGGGIAGMIVNYFGLINNATGTATPIAGFAVMFGFNPAKEVLITAGLCAVAGIATGYVGSIIFKNYKIKTVAEIRG, encoded by the coding sequence ATGGAATTATTAAAAGGTACAGTGTTATTATTATTGGTTTTAGCATTCTTTACTGGATTTAGCTTAAAAGCACCAAGAGGAATGAAAGCTATGGGTGCTCTAGCAGGAGCAGCAACAGCAAGTTTCCTAGTAGAAGCTTTCCAATTATATGTTGGTGGAGATCTTTTAGGAATTAAGTTTTTAGGAGAGGTTGGAGCCTCAGCAGGATCAATGGGAGGAGTTGCAGCAGCAATTTTAGTACCATTAGCTTTAGGAGTAAGCCCTGTTTATGCAGTTTTATTAGGTGTAGTTTGTGGAGGAATGGGAATCATCCCTGGATTTATCGCCGGATATGTAATGTCATTTATTATTCCTAAGTTAGAGGAAAAAATACCTGATGGTTTAGATTTAATTGTAATTATTTGTTTAGCAGCACCTTTAGGAAGAGGAATAGCTCAGTTTGTTTCTCCTGGAGTTACATTTGCTTTACAAACAATTGGAGATATAATTATTGCGGCACAATCAGCTAGTCCGTATGTAATGGCATTTATCTTAGGAGGAGTTATAACAGTAGTTGCTACAGCTCCAATAAGTTCAATGGCTTTAACAGCAATGTTAGGATTAACTGGTTTACCAATGGCAATAGGAGCATTAGCAGTAATGGCTTCATCGTTCATGAACTTTGTATTCTTTGATAGAATGAAGTTTGGAGATAGATCAACAACAATAGCTGTTGCTATCGAGCCATTAACTCAAGCAGATATAATTTCTGCAAACCCAATTCCAGTATTTACTACTAACTTTATTGGTGGAGGAATAGCTGGTATGATCGTTAACTACTTCGGATTAATTAATAATGCTACTGGAACAGCAACACCAATCGCTGGTTTCGCAGTAATGTTTGGATTCAATCCTGCTAAAGAGGTATTAATTACAGCTGGATTATGTGCTGTAGCTGGTATTGCAACAGGATATGTAGGGTCAATCATATTTAAAAATTATAAAATTAAAACTGTTGCTGAAATAAGAGGGTAA
- a CDS encoding DUF2325 domain-containing protein, which produces MIAIVGGLKRGEREYLELLKSYNLKGKVYNTQCPNFCKKIKNCEMCIIFTNLVSHNLLNNCNKVCKTQNIPIVHLNNNSISKLKENLDKMYK; this is translated from the coding sequence ATGATTGCTATTGTTGGTGGCCTAAAAAGAGGAGAACGAGAATATTTAGAATTATTAAAATCTTATAATTTAAAAGGAAAGGTTTATAATACTCAATGTCCAAATTTTTGTAAAAAAATTAAAAATTGTGAAATGTGCATAATTTTTACTAACTTAGTTAGTCATAATCTTTTGAATAATTGTAATAAAGTTTGTAAAACTCAAAATATACCAATTGTTCACTTAAACAATAACAGTATCTCAAAACTTAAAGAAAACTTAGATAAAATGTATAAATAA
- a CDS encoding amino acid kinase family protein, translating to MRVVLKYGGSSVATLEKISKIANYIKELKEKVDEIVVVVSAMGKTTDELLKKAYSLTETPNKREIDMLISTGEQQSAALLSLSLNSIGCNAISYTGHQIGLRTIGEYGNSEIVSIDKNFLEKQLKEQKVIIVAGFQGFNDNGDITTLGRGGSDTTAVALAGVLGCECRIYTDVDGVYTDDPRRNNLATKIEKISYDDMEKMSKNGAKVMETKAVVIGKKYKVPIFVGESLGSEKGTYIVE from the coding sequence ATGAGAGTGGTATTAAAATATGGCGGAAGTTCAGTAGCTACTTTAGAAAAAATATCTAAAATAGCTAATTATATAAAAGAATTAAAAGAAAAGGTAGATGAAATAGTTGTAGTGGTTTCAGCAATGGGAAAAACAACAGATGAATTGTTAAAAAAAGCATATTCCTTAACTGAAACTCCTAACAAAAGAGAGATAGACATGTTAATAAGTACAGGAGAACAACAAAGTGCAGCATTATTATCATTATCTTTAAATTCGATTGGGTGTAATGCTATATCATATACAGGACATCAAATAGGACTAAGAACAATTGGAGAATATGGAAATAGTGAGATTGTAAGTATAGATAAAAATTTTTTAGAAAAACAATTGAAAGAACAGAAAGTGATTATAGTAGCTGGATTTCAAGGGTTTAATGACAATGGAGATATAACAACTTTAGGAAGAGGTGGTTCAGATACAACAGCGGTAGCTTTAGCTGGAGTTTTAGGTTGTGAATGTAGAATTTATACAGATGTAGATGGGGTTTATACAGATGATCCAAGAAGAAATAATTTAGCTACTAAAATTGAAAAAATATCTTATGATGATATGGAAAAAATGTCAAAAAATGGAGCTAAAGTAATGGAAACAAAAGCAGTGGTAATAGGGAAAAAATATAAAGTGCCAATTTTTGTAGGTGAAAGTTTAGGAAGTGAAAAAGGAACTTATATAGTCGAATAG
- a CDS encoding DUF2023 family protein, whose amino-acid sequence MQVFIHHIYEFEKGIRNLILHTISEDLLSFVENRLNSKNISYKIYKIKNGRYNVFFGDDSCINVIKKINKSNLSEYSPEEDFILGIMLGYDRKKQCDRYIQFKNKENIKVS is encoded by the coding sequence ATGCAAGTTTTTATTCATCATATATATGAATTTGAAAAAGGAATAAGAAATCTTATTTTACATACTATTTCTGAAGACTTATTAAGTTTTGTAGAAAATAGATTAAATTCAAAAAATATATCTTATAAAATATATAAAATAAAAAATGGAAGATACAATGTCTTTTTTGGAGATGATTCTTGTATTAACGTTATAAAAAAAATTAACAAATCTAACCTATCTGAATATTCACCTGAAGAAGACTTTATTCTCGGTATTATGTTAGGATATGATCGAAAAAAACAATGTGATAGATATATACAATTTAAAAATAAAGAAAATATTAAGGTTTCATAA
- a CDS encoding Cof-type HAD-IIB family hydrolase: MKYKMIVTDLDDTLLNSQGKVSDKDKESIMKAQENGVIFVLASGRPTYAMRDLAQELKLDKFGSFILSYNGSIITNCKTGKNILEETLTKDEVHLLYDFSKNNNVEIITYLDDSIISEDYSSYIEVEVELTKMPFEKVKNFKAIVDKDCVKCIMLEEPEYLKQVEKKLNSELGNQFSIAISKPFFLEVTKLGVDKGSSLLKLANKLGIQQDEIIVVGDSYNDIPMLKVAGMPTCVENAKPEIKNICKFISTSNNNNGMTKIIENLIFKK; this comes from the coding sequence ATGAAATATAAAATGATTGTTACTGATCTTGATGATACACTTTTAAATTCACAAGGAAAAGTCTCTGATAAAGATAAAGAATCTATAATGAAAGCACAAGAAAATGGAGTTATATTTGTTCTTGCTTCTGGAAGGCCAACGTATGCAATGAGAGACTTAGCCCAAGAATTAAAATTAGATAAATTCGGCAGCTTTATTCTTTCTTATAATGGCTCTATTATAACTAATTGTAAAACTGGCAAGAATATTTTAGAAGAAACTCTCACTAAAGATGAGGTTCATCTTCTCTATGATTTTAGTAAAAATAATAATGTGGAAATAATAACTTATTTAGATGACTCAATTATTTCTGAAGATTATAGCTCATATATTGAAGTTGAGGTTGAATTAACTAAAATGCCTTTTGAAAAAGTTAAAAATTTTAAAGCTATCGTTGATAAAGATTGTGTTAAATGTATTATGTTAGAAGAACCAGAATATTTAAAACAAGTAGAAAAAAAATTAAATAGTGAACTTGGAAATCAATTTTCTATTGCTATATCAAAACCTTTTTTCTTAGAAGTTACTAAATTAGGTGTTGATAAAGGTAGTTCACTTCTAAAATTAGCTAATAAATTAGGAATACAGCAAGATGAAATAATTGTTGTTGGAGATTCTTACAATGATATTCCAATGCTCAAAGTAGCTGGTATGCCTACTTGTGTTGAAAATGCAAAGCCAGAAATAAAAAACATCTGTAAATTTATTTCAACTTCTAATAATAATAACGGAATGACAAAAATTATAGAAAATTTAATATTCAAAAAGTAA
- the dapB gene encoding 4-hydroxy-tetrahydrodipicolinate reductase: MRIAMHGTGTMGKTIRDIGGDKIVAFVDSIEEININEKIDVVVDFSHFSKLNDLLDRCVERNYPLVIATTGYSGETLEKIVEASKRIPILLSSNTSLGINAVNSILEKLVPKLEENFDIEIIEKHHNKKIDSPSGTAITLLETIQNSLHEKYDVVYGREGMAKREKKEIGVHAVRGGTIVGEHTIIFAGEDEIIEISHKALSKKIFAVGALKCADFIIGKQPRLYTMKDIFN; this comes from the coding sequence TTGAGAATAGCTATGCATGGAACGGGAACGATGGGAAAAACTATTCGAGATATTGGTGGCGATAAAATAGTTGCTTTTGTAGATAGTATTGAAGAAATAAATATAAATGAAAAAATAGATGTTGTTGTAGATTTTTCACATTTTAGTAAATTAAATGATTTATTAGATAGATGTGTAGAAAGAAATTATCCTTTAGTAATAGCAACAACAGGTTATAGTGGTGAAACTTTGGAAAAAATTGTAGAAGCTTCGAAGAGAATACCGATATTATTATCTTCAAATACTTCTTTAGGTATAAATGCCGTAAATAGTATATTGGAAAAATTAGTTCCGAAGTTAGAAGAAAATTTTGATATAGAAATAATAGAAAAACATCACAATAAAAAAATAGACTCACCTAGTGGAACTGCAATTACTCTTTTAGAAACGATTCAAAACTCTTTACATGAAAAATATGATGTTGTTTATGGAAGAGAAGGGATGGCTAAAAGAGAAAAGAAAGAGATTGGAGTTCATGCGGTAAGAGGTGGAACTATTGTAGGAGAACACACAATTATTTTTGCAGGAGAAGATGAGATTATAGAGATATCTCATAAAGCTTTATCGAAAAAAATATTTGCAGTTGGTGCATTAAAATGTGCTGATTTTATTATAGGTAAGCAACCTAGATTATATACAATGAAAGATATCTTTAATTAG